The region GAGCCGCTTCAACTTTCTctagagaaaaaaaggaaaagagaaaaaaaagaagaagaagggggCGTTCCGTGAGTGAACGGCCGCCGAGCTCCAGCGAGCCCGCGCTGCTGCGGAGTTGTGTCGGTTGGAGCGGAGATGCGTTTTCTGGGGCTTTTCTGGACCCAGAGAGAAGTCGCGGAAGGGTTTACGTGGTCTTTTCGAGGAtctttctgttgttttaatCGTAATGTGGAGTGAGCGCTCGAGCGCCGCGCTCGCCTGCTACGTTAACGGGAAAGAAATCAAAAGTGAGGCACGAAAAATGTCAGTCCGCGTTGAGACACTCTCGGTCCGAGGTTGTTTGCAGTCCGCACCAAGCGGAGTAGTCTGTGAGTGAGAGGCTCTCGCCGCCGCGCCTGTGTTTTTGAACTAATAAGGACAGAAAGCAAACATGGCCAATGAAAGTCCCTACGACAGCCGGGACATCGTGGAGAAATATCTCTACCACAAACTTCTCAAGCGAGGCTACGTGTGGGAGTTCCGCcccgccgccgccgccgccgcccACAGCGACGAACACGATCAGGACCACGACGTGGAAGAGCGTCCGCACGCAGGGCCCGCCAGGTTGCACCGGATCCTCCGCGAGGCCGGCGATGAGCTGGAGCGCGCCTACCAGCGGGACTTCGCCGCCATGTGGGATCAGATGCGCGTGGGGCCGAGCGTGTCCCTCCAGCGCAGCTTCGTGGCCGTGGTGGAGGAGCTGTTCGGCGACGGCGTGAACTGGGGCCGTGTCGTGGCCTTCTTCGAGTTCGGCGGCACACTGTGTGTGGAGAGCATGAACCGCGAGATGGCGTCTCAGGTAGAGCACATCGCGCACTGGA is a window of Hoplias malabaricus isolate fHopMal1 chromosome 1, fHopMal1.hap1, whole genome shotgun sequence DNA encoding:
- the bcl2a gene encoding apoptosis regulator Bcl-2a; this translates as MANESPYDSRDIVEKYLYHKLLKRGYVWEFRPAAAAAAHSDEHDQDHDVEERPHAGPARLHRILREAGDELERAYQRDFAAMWDQMRVGPSVSLQRSFVAVVEELFGDGVNWGRVVAFFEFGGTLCVESMNREMASQVEHIAHWMTDYLNGPLLQGWIRDNGGWDSFVEIYSQRRGSEFQSWPYLKTVFGLAALGAAGVTIGALFTQK